The Candidatus Binatus sp. DNA segment GACGAGGCCGAGCTGATGCACGCGAAGGCGGCGGCGTATCGCGCGGGCCTGCCATGCTTCTGCCTCGGCGCAGGGACCAATCTGCTGGTGAGCGATCGCGGGATGCGCGGGCTGGTAGTAAGGCTCGGCGATGGTTTCGGCAAAATAAAAATTGACGACACGAAAGTCGTTGCGGGCGCTGCTGCCGCGTTTGGCACTCTGGTCGAGGCGGTGGTCGATCGGGGTCTTGAGGGGCTCGAATTCGGCGAGGGCATTCCCGGCACGGTCGGGGGCGGATTGGTGATGAATGCGGGCGCGTTCGGCGGCGAAATCGCCAAGGTGGTCACCCTGGTCCACGGCGTCACCGAGGCTGGCGAGGCGATTGCGCTGACCAGGGACGAAGTCAAGTTTGCGTACCGGCGCACCGAGTTGCCGGCGCACTTCGTAATCACGCGCGTCGATTTCGAGCTTGCTCGCGGCGATCGCGCGCAACTGATGGCGCGAGTCGCGGAGGTAAGGGCCAAGCGTGCGGCGCGCCAGCCGCGTGACGTGCCGAATGCGGGATCGATCTTCAAGAATCCGCCGGGCAAGTTCGCGGGGAAGCTGTTGGAAGGCGCGGGTCTGAAGGGCACGCGGCTGGGCGGCGCGGCTTTTTCCGACCAGCATGCAAATTTTATCGTGAATCTAGGCGGCGCTCAGGCCGCGGAAGTGCGCGCACTGATCGACATGGCGCGCAACAAGGTCAAGGAGCAGAGCGGCGTCTGGCTTGAACCGGAGGTTAGGCTGGTCGGCGATTGGTGACGCGGGATTGAGGTGGCGGGGTGGCGGTTCGCGGTGGAAATAGGGTGGTGGCAGGATGGAGCCCGCGGTTGGGCGGGCTGGTCGTGTGCGCCTTTTTTGCGCTGGGCGTGATGACCGGATTCAGCGCGACCGGCCGCGCGATCGCGCTCAGAGCTTCCGCGGCTCTCAGCTCATATCAGAATCAAATAATGGATTCGCTCGCGCCCGCGCGCACGGCCGCCGCGAGCTACCCTGCGCTGCTGACCGAATGGGCCGGGCGCGCTGGAATTTACCGCCGCGCCAGCCACGGAGCGGGCGCCGCGGCGCTGTCGGCGGGGGACGTGCGTGAAGGCGCGATCGCGATCGTCGAGCGCCACGACGGCTTCTACGAGTTATTCAGCGGCGGCGAGCTGCGCGGGCCGGTCTCGCCCGGCAAGCAGGGCGATCTGCCGGTGCTGAGCGGCGCGGCGCTCGACAACGCGCGCGGACCGCAGCTGGTCGATTATGCGGCGGTGCTGGTGCGCGCGGAGACGCAGTTGTCCGAAATTATCTCGGAAATGCGAATCAACGATGACGCGACCGCGTCGCTTTTTCTGGAACGGGAACGCACCGAGGTGGTGATCGATCTCGATCGCGCGACGACGGAAATTCAGCGCGCGATTAAGGTGCGCCAGCAATGGCAGGGGCGCGAGAACCTGATTGCCGCACTCGATTTGACTACCCCGGGGCAGGTTGTCGTGCGTCTGCATGCGGGCGAGGGCAACCATTCGAAACACAAGGGCGGGATTCGAAAAGTTTCGCTCCAGCCGAGCGGGGAGTCCACGGCGCGATGAGAAATCTGCTCACCGGATTGGACGTCGGCACCAGCAAAGTGTGCGCAATCGTCGGCGAGTCGCTGCCCGACGGCCAATTGGCGACGCTCGGTTACGGAATCGCGCCATGCACCGGTTTGCGCAAGGGTGTGGTGGTCAATATCGAGGCGACGGTCGATGCGATCCGATCGGCGGTCGGCGAAGCGGAGAAAACATCCGGCGTGCGGGTGGGTTCGGCGGTGGTCGGAGCTGCGGGGCCGCACATAAAGGGCCTCAACAGCCACGGGATCGTCGCAGTGCGGGGCGGTGAAGTCAGTTCGCGCGATGTCGATCGAGTGATCGATGCGGCGCGCGCGGTCGCAATCCCGCTCGATCGGCAAGTGCTGCATATCCTGGCGCAGCAGTTTGCGGTCGATGAGCAGGAAGGCGTGCGCGAGCCGCACGGGATGGCGGGAGTGCGGCTCGAGGCGCGCATTCATATCGTGACCGCGGCGCAGAGCTACGGCCAGAATCTCACCAAGTGCTGCGAGCGCGCGGGCGTCACCCCGTCGGAGATGGTTTTCCAGCCGCTGGCGTCGGCGGACGCGGCGCTGTTTCCGGAGGAACGCGAGCTCGGAGTCGCGCTGATCGATGTGGGCGGCGGCACCACCGACATCATCGTGTTTCATGGCGGCGCAGTGATGCACACCGCGGTGCTGCCGATCGGCGGGAACCATCTTACCAGCGATATCGCCGCGGGATTGCGCACGCCGATTTCCGAAGCGGAGCGGCTCAAGGTTACCTTTGGCGTGGCGACCAACCAGGTCGTGCGCCGCGACGAGATGGTGCAGGTGCCGGGAGTCGGCGGACGCGAACCGCGGGTGATCGCGCGCCGCCTGCTCGGGGAAATAATCGAGCCGCGGATGGAAGAGATTTTTACGATGGTGCAGCGCGAGCTGCTGCGCTCGGGGGTTTCGGACGGTCTCGCCTCGGGCGTGGTGCTGGTCGGAGGTACCTCGCTGCTGGAGGGCACGCAGGAACTGGCCGAGCGCATCTTCGGCATGCCGGTGCGGCGCGGACTTCCGATCAATCTCAAGGGGCTGCCCGAAGAACTGATGAAGCCGATGTACACGACGGCCGCGGGATTGCTGCTGTACCAGAGCGCGGCGGGCGGAATCGGCAACGGCGTGGGCAGAACCGGCCGGCTCGGGCGGCTGCGTTCGCGACTTGGCGATTGGGTGAGGGACTTCTTTTGAGAAGCCGCCGCAACAAAAAATTAATCGGGCAACAAGCTTTGCCAGTAGGTGGTGGAGGAGGATCTGTAATGATTGAGTTGGTGAGTAATCCCGACCCGGGCGCGAGGATCAAGGTAATCGGCGCTGGTGGATGCGGCGGCAATGCGGTCAACCACATGATCAATGTGGGGCTGCGCAACGTCGATTTCATCGCCGTGAATACCGACATCCAGGCGCTGCAGAATAATCATGCGGCGCTGCGGGTTCAGATCGGCGACGCGATCACGCGCGGACGCGGCACCGGCGGCAATCCTGAAATCGGACGCAAGGCCGCGCTCGAAGACGAGGAACGGATCCGCGAAATCCTGTCGGAAGCGGAGATGGTGTTCGTGACCGCCGGGATGGGCGGCGGCACCGGCACCGGCTCCGCGCCGGTGATTGCGCGCGTCGCGCGCGAGCTTGGCGCGCTGACCGTCGGCGTCGTAACCAAGCCGTTTCAGTTCGAAGGACGCCGCCGCATGGCGCAGGCGGAGGAAGGACTGCGCGAGCTGAAAAACGCGGTCGATACGCTCATCACGATTCCCAACCAACGCCTGCTCTCGGTCGCGAGCAAAAATACCTCGTTGAAGGAATCGTTTCAGAAGGCCGACGACGTGCTGCTGCAGGCGGTGCGCGGAATTTCCGAACTGGTCACCGTGCATGGCTTGATCAACCTGGATTTTGCCGACGTCCGATCGATCATGGCCGAGATGGGCATGGCGATGATGGGCGCGGCGACCGCGTCGGGCGAAAATCGCGCAGTCGAGGCGGCGCAGCGTGCGATCTCGAGCCCGCTGCTCGAAGACGTCTCGATCAAGGGCGCGCGCGGCCTGCTGATCAACGTGACCGGCGGCCCGGACATGGCGCTGTATGAAGTCAACGAGGCGGCCAGCCTGATCCAGGAAGAGGCGCACGAGGACGCCAACATCATTTTCGGCGCCGTGATCGACGAGGCGATGTCCGACGAGATTCGCGTCACGGTTATCGCGACAGGATTCGGCGATCTCGACAGAGGTTCGGCGCGCTATTCGCCGTCGGGCGCTCCCGTCACCACCCCGATCGCGGCGGCCTCGACGCGGCCCGTCGATCCCATGGAGGTCAAACCGGCGCCCGCGGCGCAGCCAGGGCAGGTCAGGATGTTCCCGGGCAACAGGCCGGTGCGCAGGATGGGGATGGTCGTGGACGACAGTTCGCTGGACATTCCGGCTTTCAGGCGGCGCGGCGAGGATGCGGGCTTGGCGGATGGAGAGAAGCTCGAGCCGAATTCGCTGCTCGACGGCGACGACAAGCTCGACATCCCGACCTTCCTGCGCAAGCATCTCGACTAGCGCGGACGATCACAGAAACAATTGCGGCGCCGGAGTATTACTACTCGCGGCGCCGCATTCGCGTGGCTGGATTGCTTTGCTTGCCAGTGCGGCGCATATTAGCAGGTGATATCTAAGGGAGATATTTGTGGCGAATCTGATGGAGTCGATATCCCTGAAGCTGCCCGAGGACCTGCTGGAAACCGGCGACCGATGCGCCCGCGCGCTCGGAATCCCACGCGCCGAATATATCCGCCGCGCCATCGAACGCATGAACCGCGAGGCCGAGGCCCACGCCCGCGCGGAGCGGATGGCGAGGGCGTCGCGCAAGGTCCGCAAGGAAAGCATGCGGGTGAATGCCGAGTTCGCCGCGATCGAGCGCGACCCGGATGCCTGAGCGCGGCGAGATTTGGCTCGCCAATTTGAGTCCCCGCCGCGGCACCGAGCCGGGCAAGACCCGTCCGGTGCTGATCCTCCAGGCGCAGGCGCTTATCGACGCCGGCCATCCTTCAACGCTGATAGTGCCCTTGACCACCAATCTTATCGACGACGCAGAGCCGTTGCGCATCCGCGTGCCCTTGCAGTCGTCGATCCGGCGCGACTCCGATCTTCTCATCGACCAAACCCGCGCGATCGACAACCGCCGGCTCGTCAAAGGCCCGCTGTCACGTCTCGACGAGGCAATGATGGAGCGCGTCGCCGCCGCACTCCGCGAAGTGCTTGACCTTGGCTAAACTCAGAGCTCGCGGCGCCGCATCCGCGTCGTATCTCGGCAAATATATCAGCGGCCGGCGGCGACTTGCTGCCCGGATACGTGGCCGCCCAGCGATTTGAGAATCGTTTGACGGCGTTCCTTCAATTGCTCCGGCATCGTCGGACCGATCTTTTCGAAGAACTCGCCGACGGATTCGATTTCCGCCTTCCATTCCGTGAGATTTATGGCGAGCGCGTCTTGCGCAGCACTCTTGGGGAGATCGAGGCCCTTGAGATCGAGGTCTGCTTCATTGGGGACGATTCCAACCGGCGTCTGCCGCCCACCGGCGCGTCCATGGATTCGATCGAACATCCATTTGAGCACGCGCACGTTTTCGCCGTAGCCGGGCCAGATAAAGTTGCCGGCGGCGTCCTTGCGAAACCAGTTGACCATGAAGACGCGCGGCGGCTTTTTGAGCGCGCTGTGCATCTTGAGCCAGTGCGCGAAATAATCGCCCATGTTGTAGCCGCAGAACGGCAGCATCGCCATCGGATCGCGCCGCAACACGCCGACCGCGCCTGCGGCCGCGGCCGTCGTTTCGGAACCCATCGTCGCGCCCATGAAGACGCCGTGTGTCCAGTCCGTCGATTCGAGCACCAGCGGCACCGTCGTGGCCCGCCGTCCGCCGAAGATGATAGCGGAGATCGGCACACCCCTGGGATCGTCCGCTTGCGGCGACCAGACCGGATTGTTGCGCATCGGAGTAGTGAAGCGGCTGTTGGGATGCGCCGCCTTGTCCGGCGAGCCTTTTTTCCACGGGCGTCCCTGCCAGTCGAGCAGACCGTCGGGCGCCGGCACGTCCATCCCTTCCCACCACACGTCACCGTCGGGAGTCATCGCGACGTTGGTGAAAATCGAATCATGCTGGAGCATCCTCATCGCGTTCAGGTTCGATTTTTCGCTGTTACCGGGCGCGACGGCGAAGTAGCCGTTCTCGGGATTGACCGCCCACAGGCCGCCGTCCGAACCGACCCGTATCCACGCGATATCGTCGCCAATCGTGAACACCTTCCAGCCCTTGAACTCGGCCGGCGGCGTCAGCATCGCAAGATTGGTCTTGCCGCACATGCTCGGAAACGCGGCCGCGACATAAGTAGTCTCACCGTCGGGACTTTGCAGGCCGAGGATCAGCATGTGCTCGGCCAGCCAGCCTTCGTCACGGCCGAGCGAACTTGCGATTCGAAGCGCGAAACATTTCTTGCTGAGCAAAGCGTTGCCGCCGTAGCCGCTGCCGACCGAGATGATCGTGTTGTCCTGCGGGAAGTGGCAAATCAGCCGGCGCTCGGGATTCAAATCGAGCGTGCAATGAATTCCCCGATTGAAATCGCGCGACTCGCCAAGTTGATCGAGCGCCGCCGTGCCCATCCGCGTCATGATCCGCATGTTCAGCACGACGTAAATGCTGTCGGTGAGCTCGATGCCGACCTTCGAGAACGGCGACCCGAGCGGGCCCAGCACATACGGCACCACGTACATCGTGCGCCCGCGCATCGAGCCGTCGAGCCATCCGCGCAACTTGGCGTATGTCTGTGCTGGTTCGGACCAATTGTTGGTAGGCCCGGCGTCTATTTCCTTCGGAGTGCAGACGAAGGTCAGTTGTTCGGTGCGCGCGACGTCGTTGGGATTGGAGCGATGCAGGTAGCAGCCGGGCCGTTTGGCCTGATTGAGCTCGATCAATATTCCCTCGGCGACGGCCTGTTTGGTCAGGCGATCTTTCTCCGCCTCGGAACCGTCGCACCACACAACGGCATCGGGCCGGGTGAGCTGGGCGACTTTTCTGACCCAATCGCGCAACGCGCGGCCGCCGGTCGGTGAATTGGTTGTGTTGTGGGGATTGGGCGTCACTTCATCGCTCCAGGTCGAAATTTGTGAGAGGTAATTCCTATTCCAACGGAGGTGCCAAATGCAATGAAGCGAACCATGGATCGTAATCCCGGGTTTTCATATTACTTGTGAACTACTAAATTTGATATTAGATTTATTTGCGAACTACTACATTCGATATTAGGGGAAAACCTTTATTAGCACTGGCTTGAATGCAATTAGAGCGGTGCGGGGCAGGACAGCCGGCAGAATCGTCGAGCTTGCCAAGACCAACATCTTCCGGTGATCGGATCGGCGGCTTGGAGCTGAAAATCAGGATTGGAGGACAGCGAACGCAAAATGGCAAGTTTACCGCGCGGCTTGGCGCTGCTGCGTGATCCGCAATTCAATAAATCGACCGCGTTCACCGAGTCTGAGCGCGAGACACTGGGCCTGCTCGGCCTTTTGCCCGAAGGGATCGATTCCGAGGAAGCTCAGATCCAGCGGGTGCACCTTCAGCTGTCGCAAAAGCCCAACGATCTGGAAAAGTACATCTACTTGTCGCAACTGCAGGACACCGACGAAACGCTCTTCTTCTGCGTGCTCATGTCGGACCCGGTGCAATTCCTGCCGCTGGTTTACACCCCGACGGTGGGCGAGGCCTGCCTCCAGTTTGGCCACATCATGCGCCGGCCCAAGGGCCTTTACCTGTCGATCAAACGCAAGGGCCGTGTCCGCGAAATTCTCCGCAATTGGCCGCAGCGCGACGTGCGCTTCATCGTGGTCAGCAGCGGGCAGCGAATTCTGGGGCTCGGCGATCTCGGCGCAAACGGCATGGGAATCCCGATCGGCAAGCTCGCGCTCTATACCGCATGCGCCGGCGTGCCGCCGCAGTACTCTCTCCCCATCCTCATCGACTGTGGCACTAACAATGAGACGTTGCTGCGCGACCCGCTCTATCTCGGCTTGCGCCAGACGCGCCCGCCAATCGCGCAGTTGGATGAGTTTGTCGAAGAATTCATAACCGCGGTCCAGGAAGAGTTCCCTAGTTGCTGCGTCCAGTTCGAGGATTGGGCCGGCACCGACGCCATCCGGCTGCTTGCCCGCTACCGCGACCGGATTTGCTGCTTCAACGATGACATCCAGGGAACCGCGGCCGTCGCCCTTGCGGGAATTCTTGGAGCGCTTCGCACCACCAGCGGGAAACTCTCCGACCAGACGTTCCTGTTCCTCGGCGCGGGTTCCGCCGCTATCGGAATCTCAGGCCTGTTGACCGAAGAAATGATGCTCGAGGGGCTTCCAGCCGAGGATGCCCGCGCTCGACTCTGGTTGTTCGATATAAACGGACTGCTGGAAACGACCCGCAATGACCTGGCTGATTTCCACAAGCCTTACGCACATCGCCACTCGCCGACCAGGGATTTTGTCGCTGCGATCGAGTCGATCAAGCCCACCGCGATCATCGGCGTCAGCACGGTTGGCAAGGCCTTCAACCAGCGCGTGATCGAGGCGATTGCGCGCATCAACCGGCGCCCGATTATCTTCGCCTGCTCGAATCCGACCTCGCACTCCGAGTGCTCGGCGGAAGAGGCTTACCGCTGGTCGGAGGGCCGCGCCGTCTTCGCCAGCGGAAGCCCGTTTTCTCCGGTGCTGCTTAACGGCAAGACCTTTGTGCCCGGACAGGGCAACAACATCTACATCTTTCCCGCGATCGGTCTGGCGGTCTATGCCACCCGCGCAAGGCGCGTGACCAATGAGATGTTCATCGCTGCCGCTCGCGCGGTGGCGGAGCGGGTGACGCCGGCCGAGCTCGATGCCGGGCTCATCTATCCTCCCGTGTCAACGATACTCGACACCGAGTTACATGCTGCCGCGCGCGTGGCGGAGGTGATTTTCGCGCGCGGTCTGGCGCGCGTCCCGGAGCCGAAGGATATCGCGCAGTTCGTCCGAGCGCAGACCTACAAGCCCGAATACCATCTGCTTGGATAACAGCGTCCATGCATCCTTATATATGCTCGCCGTATATCCTCGCTGCGGAGGCCTCCACATCGTGCCCGAGACTTTTCACAAGGAAAGCGCGCTCGCTCGATTCTTCAACCGCCTGATGGGCCGGGCCGTCAAGCTTGGAATCGCGCCCGGATACATGCGCCTGCTCGAAGTCCGCGGCAGAAAATCGGGGATGACCTTCACCACCCCCGTCAACCTGCTTGAATTCCAGGGACGGCGATGGCTGGTTGCGGCTCGCGGCGAGACTGCCTGGGCCCGCAATGCGCGCGCTGCCGGTCGCGTCGTCCTGCGGCGCGGCGCCAGTTCCGAATCGTTGACGGTTCGCGAGCTTGCCGATGCCGACAAGCCCGAGATTATCAAAGCGTTCCTCGATCGCTTTGCGTCCCAGGTCCAGCGTTTCTTCGACGTGCCCGCCGGCTCGCCCGCCGCCGCGTTTGGTGCCGTCGCGTCGCGCACGCCGGTCTTTGAGCTGGTCGGCGACGCTTGAGGGTCCGCGAATTCATTTTGTGATTGATCCCGCGCCGCCGACGGCCCCGGCCCCGAATCACGAGCAGCTCGATGCTGCCGCTGAGTCCGCCGGGCGCGAGCGGGTGACCGTTATCGCGCTGGTCGCGATGCTCTTTTACCAGGGCTTCGCGGCCTCGATTGTCTCGGTCGCGGCGCCGTGGATCGCAACGAGCTTCCACCTCGACGGCGCTGGAATTGCCCGCCTGTTCGCGTGGATCTCGCTCTCGGCGCTGGGCGCGCTCGCGCTTTCGCGGATGATCGACCGGCACGGGCGTCGCCGCATGATCCTGTGGTGCGTCGCTGCGATTCCCGTTTGCAGCATCGCGGCGGCGCTCTCGAGCAATTTTGTCGCGTTCACCGCATTTCAGATCGCGCTCTACGCCGTCATCGGCGCCGCCGGCGCCGGCTGTATCGTGATGCTTTCCGAAGAACTCCCCATCGCACGTCGCGCGCGCGGCCAAAGCTTCGGCGGTCTGGCGGCCTCGGTGGGAGCCGGATTCTGCGTGTTCCTCATGCCGATCTTCGTCGCCTACGGATGGTCGTGGCGATGGATGTTCGTGATTTCGGCGGCGGGCATCGCGATGCTGCCCGCGATGGCGCGGCTGTTGCCCGAGAGCGGGCGATGGGAACGCTCTGAAAGTGAGGGGATCACCGCCAGGTCGCACTTTTACGATGTCTTTCAGCCGCTCTATCGCAAACGCTCGATCACGATGATCGTATGCGCGCTGGCCGTCGCAATCTCGACCACTGCCGCCAACGCGTTCGGCTACTACCACGCGGTTTCCGTGGTCGGGCTGTCGGCCACCGCCGCCAGCACCATGACGATCGTCTCCGGCGGATTAGGCTTGGTTGGTTTTCCGCTCGGCGCGTGGGCCGCGGAGCGCTTCGGCCGCGTGCCGACGGTGGTCGGCTTCGGCATTTTCATCACCGCCGGACATCTGTGGTTTTTTTGGGGACCGCCGGCGCATTTTGCGTGGCCGTTGATGTGGCTGGCGGGCGGCTATTTCTGGTTCAACGTATGCGACAACGGCGGCACCGTCGGGACCAACGCGGCCGCGACCGAACTGTTTCCCACCCCGCTGCGCGGCACGA contains these protein-coding regions:
- the murB gene encoding UDP-N-acetylmuramate dehydrogenase, which gives rise to MKALERELRRRFGARIRCGMPLAELTSFRIGGPADLFVTVEDEAELMHAKAAAYRAGLPCFCLGAGTNLLVSDRGMRGLVVRLGDGFGKIKIDDTKVVAGAAAAFGTLVEAVVDRGLEGLEFGEGIPGTVGGGLVMNAGAFGGEIAKVVTLVHGVTEAGEAIALTRDEVKFAYRRTELPAHFVITRVDFELARGDRAQLMARVAEVRAKRAARQPRDVPNAGSIFKNPPGKFAGKLLEGAGLKGTRLGGAAFSDQHANFIVNLGGAQAAEVRALIDMARNKVKEQSGVWLEPEVRLVGDW
- the ftsA gene encoding cell division protein FtsA — its product is MRNLLTGLDVGTSKVCAIVGESLPDGQLATLGYGIAPCTGLRKGVVVNIEATVDAIRSAVGEAEKTSGVRVGSAVVGAAGPHIKGLNSHGIVAVRGGEVSSRDVDRVIDAARAVAIPLDRQVLHILAQQFAVDEQEGVREPHGMAGVRLEARIHIVTAAQSYGQNLTKCCERAGVTPSEMVFQPLASADAALFPEERELGVALIDVGGGTTDIIVFHGGAVMHTAVLPIGGNHLTSDIAAGLRTPISEAERLKVTFGVATNQVVRRDEMVQVPGVGGREPRVIARRLLGEIIEPRMEEIFTMVQRELLRSGVSDGLASGVVLVGGTSLLEGTQELAERIFGMPVRRGLPINLKGLPEELMKPMYTTAAGLLLYQSAAGGIGNGVGRTGRLGRLRSRLGDWVRDFF
- the ftsZ gene encoding cell division protein FtsZ is translated as MIELVSNPDPGARIKVIGAGGCGGNAVNHMINVGLRNVDFIAVNTDIQALQNNHAALRVQIGDAITRGRGTGGNPEIGRKAALEDEERIREILSEAEMVFVTAGMGGGTGTGSAPVIARVARELGALTVGVVTKPFQFEGRRRMAQAEEGLRELKNAVDTLITIPNQRLLSVASKNTSLKESFQKADDVLLQAVRGISELVTVHGLINLDFADVRSIMAEMGMAMMGAATASGENRAVEAAQRAISSPLLEDVSIKGARGLLINVTGGPDMALYEVNEAASLIQEEAHEDANIIFGAVIDEAMSDEIRVTVIATGFGDLDRGSARYSPSGAPVTTPIAAASTRPVDPMEVKPAPAAQPGQVRMFPGNRPVRRMGMVVDDSSLDIPAFRRRGEDAGLADGEKLEPNSLLDGDDKLDIPTFLRKHLD
- a CDS encoding ribbon-helix-helix protein, CopG family; this encodes MESISLKLPEDLLETGDRCARALGIPRAEYIRRAIERMNREAEAHARAERMARASRKVRKESMRVNAEFAAIERDPDA
- a CDS encoding type II toxin-antitoxin system PemK/MazF family toxin — protein: MPERGEIWLANLSPRRGTEPGKTRPVLILQAQALIDAGHPSTLIVPLTTNLIDDAEPLRIRVPLQSSIRRDSDLLIDQTRAIDNRRLVKGPLSRLDEAMMERVAAALREVLDLG
- a CDS encoding phosphoenolpyruvate carboxykinase (GTP) codes for the protein MTPNPHNTTNSPTGGRALRDWVRKVAQLTRPDAVVWCDGSEAEKDRLTKQAVAEGILIELNQAKRPGCYLHRSNPNDVARTEQLTFVCTPKEIDAGPTNNWSEPAQTYAKLRGWLDGSMRGRTMYVVPYVLGPLGSPFSKVGIELTDSIYVVLNMRIMTRMGTAALDQLGESRDFNRGIHCTLDLNPERRLICHFPQDNTIISVGSGYGGNALLSKKCFALRIASSLGRDEGWLAEHMLILGLQSPDGETTYVAAAFPSMCGKTNLAMLTPPAEFKGWKVFTIGDDIAWIRVGSDGGLWAVNPENGYFAVAPGNSEKSNLNAMRMLQHDSIFTNVAMTPDGDVWWEGMDVPAPDGLLDWQGRPWKKGSPDKAAHPNSRFTTPMRNNPVWSPQADDPRGVPISAIIFGGRRATTVPLVLESTDWTHGVFMGATMGSETTAAAAGAVGVLRRDPMAMLPFCGYNMGDYFAHWLKMHSALKKPPRVFMVNWFRKDAAGNFIWPGYGENVRVLKWMFDRIHGRAGGRQTPVGIVPNEADLDLKGLDLPKSAAQDALAINLTEWKAEIESVGEFFEKIGPTMPEQLKERRQTILKSLGGHVSGQQVAAGR
- a CDS encoding NAD-dependent malic enzyme, producing MEDSERKMASLPRGLALLRDPQFNKSTAFTESERETLGLLGLLPEGIDSEEAQIQRVHLQLSQKPNDLEKYIYLSQLQDTDETLFFCVLMSDPVQFLPLVYTPTVGEACLQFGHIMRRPKGLYLSIKRKGRVREILRNWPQRDVRFIVVSSGQRILGLGDLGANGMGIPIGKLALYTACAGVPPQYSLPILIDCGTNNETLLRDPLYLGLRQTRPPIAQLDEFVEEFITAVQEEFPSCCVQFEDWAGTDAIRLLARYRDRICCFNDDIQGTAAVALAGILGALRTTSGKLSDQTFLFLGAGSAAIGISGLLTEEMMLEGLPAEDARARLWLFDINGLLETTRNDLADFHKPYAHRHSPTRDFVAAIESIKPTAIIGVSTVGKAFNQRVIEAIARINRRPIIFACSNPTSHSECSAEEAYRWSEGRAVFASGSPFSPVLLNGKTFVPGQGNNIYIFPAIGLAVYATRARRVTNEMFIAAARAVAERVTPAELDAGLIYPPVSTILDTELHAAARVAEVIFARGLARVPEPKDIAQFVRAQTYKPEYHLLG
- a CDS encoding nitroreductase family deazaflavin-dependent oxidoreductase, coding for MPETFHKESALARFFNRLMGRAVKLGIAPGYMRLLEVRGRKSGMTFTTPVNLLEFQGRRWLVAARGETAWARNARAAGRVVLRRGASSESLTVRELADADKPEIIKAFLDRFASQVQRFFDVPAGSPAAAFGAVASRTPVFELVGDA
- a CDS encoding MFS transporter — translated: MIDPAPPTAPAPNHEQLDAAAESAGRERVTVIALVAMLFYQGFAASIVSVAAPWIATSFHLDGAGIARLFAWISLSALGALALSRMIDRHGRRRMILWCVAAIPVCSIAAALSSNFVAFTAFQIALYAVIGAAGAGCIVMLSEELPIARRARGQSFGGLAASVGAGFCVFLMPIFVAYGWSWRWMFVISAAGIAMLPAMARLLPESGRWERSESEGITARSHFYDVFQPLYRKRSITMIVCALAVAISTTAANAFGYYHAVSVVGLSATAASTMTIVSGGLGLVGFPLGAWAAERFGRVPTVVGFGIFITAGHLWFFWGPPAHFAWPLMWLAGGYFWFNVCDNGGTVGTNAAATELFPTPLRGTMIGWFALVGAIGAVISNAAVAMLANAMGGLSIVVGALSIVGIPAAILFGLVIDETRGMSLEMSAKEEEFTASEN